The genomic DNA GCATTATCCTTTGGGTGAGCGTGCTAAAATCAGGCGTGCACGCGACGCTAGCGGGCGTCGTGGCGGCATTTTTCATACCGCTTAAGGCAAAAGACGGCGAGGGCTCGATGCTAAAACAGATCGAGTACGACTTGCACGGTTACGTCGCCTTTTTCGTGCTGCCGGTGTTTGCCTTTGTAAACGCTGGTATCTCGCTAAAAGGCATCGGACTGGAGCAGATTTTCCACCCCGTGTCGCTAGGCGTCATACTGGGGCTGTTTGCGGGCAAGCAGCTTGGGGTATTTGGATTTTGCTTTCTTGCGATCAAATTTAAGCTAGCAAAGCTACCAAAATACTGCAACCTTGCGCAGTTTTACGGCCTTTGCTTGCTTACCGGTATCGGCTTTACGATGAGTCTTTTTATAAATTCGCTTTCCTATCACGACACCTATGAGTTTGCATACGCCGATAAGCTAGCCGTGCTAATCGCATCGGTGATCTCGGGTGCGGCGGGCTATGCGGTGCTCTACTGGGCAGGGCGACACAGGATAATGAAATGCGTGGAGTAGAAAAATGATGATATTTCATAAAAATTTTCTCGCGGACGAGCTTACGAAATGGCGAGAGGACGGGCTAATAAGCGACGAGGCGGCGCGCAAGATAGCTGCTAGATACGATATAGATTTATCGGGCGCAAACGAGCGGCGAAGCTTTATATTAAAGCTCGTAGCATATTTGTTTTTGGCGCTTTCGCTATTTACGCTTGTAGGCGCAAACTGGGAGGAGCTGCCGCGCGCTGTGAGGCTAATCATAGTACTTGGCATACTCGCGGCGGTAAATTTTAGCGGAGTTTTGGCGCAAAAAAACGGTAAAGAGACGCAGGCTACGACGCTGTTTTTCCTGGGTAACTTCTGCTACGGCGCGGCGATCGTTTTAGTCGCGCAAATTTACCATCTAGGCGAGCATATGCCAAACGGCGTGCTGCTGTGGGCGGTCGGAGCTTTGGCGCTCGGACTTGCTACGCGCAAATCCATCATCACGCTTCAGGCTCTTATTTTAGGGCTTGTTTGGTTTTTGATGGAGTTTGAGTTTAGCGGCGTTTCGCACGGATTTTTGCTATTTATCGTAGCTTCGGCTGCGGTGCTTTGGCGCGACGATTCGCGGCTGCTTACGGGCGCGCTTTTTGCTAGCGTGTTTACTTATATCGTATCTTTCGTGCTTTACGAGCGGTATTTTATGACGGATTTGCGCGTGGACGACGCGTTTTACGGCGTTCATTTTTTTGCGCTTAGCTACTGCTTGCTAGCCGTTTGCGCTTCGTTTTTGCTTGAGAGGGTGGGTAAATTTGAACTCGCGTTTTATCTCAAAACCGTCGGCATCGTCTGCGGCGCTGGCATCTTGTGTTTTGATATGTCGCTTTACGAGGACTTGCATTTTTCGCGTCCGTGGTCTTACGGCGCCCAGAATTACGAAAATGTTTTAAACGGCGTTACATTTTTAAAAAGCGTGTTTGGAGCGTTGTTTACGGCTTTTTGCGCGGCCTCTTTGGGACTTGCGTTTTACTTTAAAAAATATGCCGCCGCAACAGTCGGAGCGCTTTTACTGGCGCTACCGTTTATCTTAGACGCGTTTGCGGGCTACGAGGAGGGCGTGTTTTCGCTCATCGGCGTTTGCGTCGCAGTCACTCTTATAAAGCAAAATAATATGAAATTTGGCATCGCGCTCATCTTTTGGGTGGCGTTTGTGCGATATGTCGATCTAGTTGGTGATTACGTCAGTGCTAGCGCGCTGTTTTTGGTATTTGCGCTGGTGGTGCTCGGGGTATCTAGGATCTCTAAAAAAAGGAGCGCGAGATGAAACTAAAGCTGATTTTTGCCGCCGCGGTATTTCAAATTTTAGCCGTGATCGCGATGCTTGCGTATGCGTATGCGCCGATATATTTTGGCAAAGAGATCTTGCTGCAAACTACTCTTTACGATCCGCGCGATATGCTTCGAGGCGATTACGTGCGCCTTAGCTACGGCTTTGCGGGCGTTTACGAGCTGGACAAAAGAGACTCAAATTTGAGCAAAAGGCAGCAGCTGCACGGTAGTAAAATTTACGCTATCTTAAAGCAGGACAAAGACGGCAGGTATAAATTTGACCAATATAGCTTCGAGCGGCCTAGCGGCGGGACGTTTTTAGCGGGCAGAGTTGATTATAATACCGCAAATTTCGGTATAGAGGCCTTTTTCATGCCACCTAAAAAGGCGCAGCAGATGGAGCGAGATATGATGGAGTTTAACGCCACCGCCGTAATTAGCGTGATGGATAACGGCAAAGCTCGCATCAAAGATATCGTGCTAGAAAAATCAAACGCGGGCGAGTCTAGCAAGCATTAAATTTATCGGCAAAGAGGAGCTAAATTTGATTTGGTTTATCTGAACTCAAATTTAGCCTAGTGCTTCAAATTTAACGCGGCTTAAATTTGAGTCAAATTTGACCCACCTCGCCGCTACCGTAAAAATCTCAAAATATAAATAAAATGCAACGAAATAATATCCGCAAGGTATGAAACTAAAGCGAGATTTTAACATCTAAGAGTATAATAACCCCAAAAAATCGCTAAGGAGAAACAAAATGTGTAAAGATTGCGGATGCTCGCTGGGTGGGCACGACCACACCCACACTCATGCTGACGGCACGACTCACTCGCACGCTCACGATCACGGCGCCGAACACGGACACGGCGCGGCTCACGAGCATAGCCACGGCCACGCGCACCCTGCGCTAAACGAGAGCAAAACGGTCGAAGTTATAACGAAAATTTTATCCCAAAACGACGAAGAGGCCGCGCACAACCGCGCTCACTTGGACGAGCACGGGATTTTATGCATAAATCTCATGAGCAGCCCCGGCAGCGGCAAAACAACGCTACTAGAAGCCACGATAAAAAGCGGTAAATTTAAAATCGGCGTCGTCGAGGGCGATCTAGAAACCAACCAAGACGCCGACCGCATTATAAAAGCTGGCGGCAAAGCCCACCAAATCACGACCGGGCAGGCATGTCATCTCGATGCCTTTATGGTGCACGAGGGGCTTCATCATCTGCCACTAGAGGGCCTTGATATAGTTTTCGTTGAAAACGTCGGCAACCTCGTTTGCCCGGCTAGCTACGACGTGGGCTCGCACTTTAACGTCGTGCTGCTATCAGTACCTGAAGGCGACGACAAGGTAGCTAAATACCCCGTGATGTTTCGCGCCGCCGATCTCATCGTGATAACCAAAACTTCGCTGTTGCCGCATTTTGAATTTGACGTGAAAAAAGTCGTCAAAGAGGCTCGCAAGCTAAATCCGAAGGTTGATGTAATCGAGCTAGACGCAAAAACGGGCGAAGGTATGGAGAAGTGGCTAAATTTCTTAAAATTTAAAAAAGAGCTTAGATAATGTGCCTCTCAATCCCTTCAAAAGTGGTCTCAATCGACGAAGATAACGTCGCTACCGTCGAGACGCTAGGCGTGAGTCGCCGCGTGAGCCTCGATCTCATCGCCGAGCCCGTAGCCGTGGGCGAATACGTACTCATCCACGTCGGCTACGCGATGGAAAAAATCGATACGAAATTTGCACTAGAGAGTATCGAAATCTACCGCCAAATCGCCAAAGATATGCAAAGCGGCGAGATCAGCGCGGACGAGGGCGACGCGGGACTAAGCGCCATGCAAGCGGCGGCAAATGAGCCAAACGCAAAGGAAAAAGCGTGAATCTAATCAATGATTTTCGCGATAAAGAGCTTATTTTAGCGCTTTCAAAACTCATAAAAAAAGAGAGCGTAAAACCGCTAAATATCATGGAAATTTGCGGGGGACATACGCACTCGATCATGAAATTTGGCCTACCTCAGCTAGTGGGCGAGCATATAAATTTCGTCCACGGCCCCGGCTGTCCCGTATGCGTGATGCCAAGGAGCCGCATAGATGAGGCGATAAAGCTAGCCCAGATGCCAGGCACCATCCTGTGCACTCTAGCCGATATGATGAGAGTCCCGGGCTCAAACACCAGCCTGCAAAAGCTGCGTGGCGAAGGTTGTGACATCAGAGCACTATATAGCCCGCTAGACTGTATCAAAATCGCGCGCGAAAATCCCGAAAAGAGCGTGATATTTTTCGCGATCGGGTTTGAGACGACGACGCCTATGAGCGCAAATTTAGTCCAAAAGACGCTAGAACTCGGGCTAAAAAATCTATTTTTTCACATAAATCATGTTACCGTCCCCGCACCCGTGCGAGCGATCCTAAATGACAAAGACGTCAAGATCGACGCATTTTTGGGGCCTAGCCACGTGAGCGTGATCACGGGATATGGCATCTACGAGAGCATCGCGGCGGAGTATAAAAAACCTATCGCGGTTAGCGGGTTTGAACCGCTTGATCTGATGGACGGTATCCTAAACCTCGTCCGCCAGCAAAACGCAGGCATGCACGAGGTCTATAACGAGTACGCCAGAGTCGTCACACGCGAGGGCAATCAAAAAGCAAAGTCGCTCATAGAGGAGTTTTTCGAGCCGTGCGACTTCTCGTGGCGCGGTCTTGGCGTGATCGCGCAAAGCGGTATGAAGCTGCGCTCCGAGTACGCCGAGCTTGACGCGAGGGTCAAATTTGACTGCAGCGTGCAAAGCAAAGGTGAGAGCAAGGCCTGTATCTGCCCTGAAATTTTACGCGGGCGAGCAAAGCCGTTTGACTGCAAAATTTTCGCCAAAGCCTGTACGCCAAAAACTCCCGTGGGCTCGTGTATGGTTTCTAGCGAGGGCGCGTGCGCGGCATACTACAAATACGGCGACGTCAAAAGCGCGGGCTAAGAGGAGGCAAATTTGAGCAAGATAATGCTAAGCCACGGCGGCGGCGGCGAGGAGATGAACTCGCTCATAAACGAGACGATTTTTAGGATATTTGACAACGAAATTTTGCGCGAGAGCAACGACAGTGCGATACTAAATTTCAGCGATTTTCGCGCAGACGAAAACGCTGACGACTCGGCAAATTTGACGCCTAAATTTAACGGCAAGCTAGCCTTTAGCACCGATAGTTTCGTGGTTACGCCGATATTTTTTAACGGCGGCGACATCGGCAAGATCGCCGCATGCGGCACGATAAACGACCTAGTTATGGTGGGTGCCGAGGCAAAATACCTAAGCTGTGCGCTCATCGTCGAGGAGGGCCTAGAAATAGCCGAGCTAGAGCGCGTGCTAGGCTCGCTAGCCGCGGTCGCTCGCGAAAACGGCGTGCGGATAGTTTGCGGCGATACGAAGGTCGTGCCGCGTGGCAAATGCGATAAAATTTTTATCAACACGAGCGGTATCGGCGAGATCGTCTGTGAGGGTGTGGAGCTAAAAAGCCTGCGCGCGGGCGCAAAGATCCTGGTCTCGGGCGACGTGGGCAGGCACGGCGCGGTGGTGCTGGCTAGCCGCGAGGAGCTCGATCTGCAAAGCGAGCTAAAAAGCGACTGCAAAGCGCTAGTGGGCGTGGTAAAGGCGCTGATAGAAGGCGGCGTGAAGCCCCTTTGTATGCGCGACGCGACGCGCGGCGGACTCTCGGCGGTGCTAAACGAATGGGCGAAATTTAGCGGCCTAGACATCCTCGTGCGCGAGGAGGATATCAAGGTTAGCGACGAAGTAACTGGCGTTTGCGAGTTGTTTGGTTTTGAACCTTACGAGCTAGCAAACGAGGGTACCTTCGTGCTAGCCGTCGATGAAAAAGACGAGGCGCGCGCGCTTGAGATTTTACGCAAATTTGACGCTAACGCGGCTTTGATCGGCGAGATTTTATGTGCTGCAAACGGCCGCGTCATCTTGCAAAACGCATACGGCTCGAAGCGCTTTTTAGAAGCGCCAAAGGGCGAGCTGTTGCCTCGAATATGCTAGGCTCGGCAATGGATAGATCAAATTTAAGTGCGCAATATTTTTGGGCTTGTACGGCACGGGAGTCGGCTCGCAAAATTTATCAAATTTACGTCTTGAGTGCATCCGTGCAAATAAAATCCGCTCCGTCCGCAATCAAGGAAATCCGATGCATGAACTAAGCATAGTGCAAAGCCTAGTGG from Campylobacter showae CSUNSWCD includes the following:
- a CDS encoding DUF2157 domain-containing protein — its product is MMIFHKNFLADELTKWREDGLISDEAARKIAARYDIDLSGANERRSFILKLVAYLFLALSLFTLVGANWEELPRAVRLIIVLGILAAVNFSGVLAQKNGKETQATTLFFLGNFCYGAAIVLVAQIYHLGEHMPNGVLLWAVGALALGLATRKSIITLQALILGLVWFLMEFEFSGVSHGFLLFIVASAAVLWRDDSRLLTGALFASVFTYIVSFVLYERYFMTDLRVDDAFYGVHFFALSYCLLAVCASFLLERVGKFELAFYLKTVGIVCGAGILCFDMSLYEDLHFSRPWSYGAQNYENVLNGVTFLKSVFGALFTAFCAASLGLAFYFKKYAAATVGALLLALPFILDAFAGYEEGVFSLIGVCVAVTLIKQNNMKFGIALIFWVAFVRYVDLVGDYVSASALFLVFALVVLGVSRISKKRSAR
- a CDS encoding GDYXXLXY domain-containing protein produces the protein MKLKLIFAAAVFQILAVIAMLAYAYAPIYFGKEILLQTTLYDPRDMLRGDYVRLSYGFAGVYELDKRDSNLSKRQQLHGSKIYAILKQDKDGRYKFDQYSFERPSGGTFLAGRVDYNTANFGIEAFFMPPKKAQQMERDMMEFNATAVISVMDNGKARIKDIVLEKSNAGESSKH
- the hypB gene encoding hydrogenase nickel incorporation protein HypB, whose product is MCKDCGCSLGGHDHTHTHADGTTHSHAHDHGAEHGHGAAHEHSHGHAHPALNESKTVEVITKILSQNDEEAAHNRAHLDEHGILCINLMSSPGSGKTTLLEATIKSGKFKIGVVEGDLETNQDADRIIKAGGKAHQITTGQACHLDAFMVHEGLHHLPLEGLDIVFVENVGNLVCPASYDVGSHFNVVLLSVPEGDDKVAKYPVMFRAADLIVITKTSLLPHFEFDVKKVVKEARKLNPKVDVIELDAKTGEGMEKWLNFLKFKKELR
- a CDS encoding HypC/HybG/HupF family hydrogenase formation chaperone — translated: MCLSIPSKVVSIDEDNVATVETLGVSRRVSLDLIAEPVAVGEYVLIHVGYAMEKIDTKFALESIEIYRQIAKDMQSGEISADEGDAGLSAMQAAANEPNAKEKA
- the hypD gene encoding hydrogenase formation protein HypD: MNLINDFRDKELILALSKLIKKESVKPLNIMEICGGHTHSIMKFGLPQLVGEHINFVHGPGCPVCVMPRSRIDEAIKLAQMPGTILCTLADMMRVPGSNTSLQKLRGEGCDIRALYSPLDCIKIARENPEKSVIFFAIGFETTTPMSANLVQKTLELGLKNLFFHINHVTVPAPVRAILNDKDVKIDAFLGPSHVSVITGYGIYESIAAEYKKPIAVSGFEPLDLMDGILNLVRQQNAGMHEVYNEYARVVTREGNQKAKSLIEEFFEPCDFSWRGLGVIAQSGMKLRSEYAELDARVKFDCSVQSKGESKACICPEILRGRAKPFDCKIFAKACTPKTPVGSCMVSSEGACAAYYKYGDVKSAG
- the hypE gene encoding hydrogenase expression/formation protein HypE, whose protein sequence is MSKIMLSHGGGGEEMNSLINETIFRIFDNEILRESNDSAILNFSDFRADENADDSANLTPKFNGKLAFSTDSFVVTPIFFNGGDIGKIAACGTINDLVMVGAEAKYLSCALIVEEGLEIAELERVLGSLAAVARENGVRIVCGDTKVVPRGKCDKIFINTSGIGEIVCEGVELKSLRAGAKILVSGDVGRHGAVVLASREELDLQSELKSDCKALVGVVKALIEGGVKPLCMRDATRGGLSAVLNEWAKFSGLDILVREEDIKVSDEVTGVCELFGFEPYELANEGTFVLAVDEKDEARALEILRKFDANAALIGEILCAANGRVILQNAYGSKRFLEAPKGELLPRIC